Proteins from a single region of Theileria parva strain Muguga chromosome 1, complete sequence, whole genome shotgun sequence:
- a CDS encoding GCC2 and GCC3 family protein → MKIITYSFDCTNSHLILVTDVGLNCIILYDSTLNEVSKLCGGLGSVRIFEPTYISCADTSNEMGQCINTLDGFRYEADENSRFIQCFITQPHEGNLLWVQVDIFYNKLTLIESYAGGQMSDTISESRKYKKRFITPSLMTPISVETVSYGKTILIYIVESENPAVSLLTLDLGSELKKIYYYGRTELNMISYGNFVHISKLSMSVENNDEMDDQDYVMLFRLGPRGNDYNRSGSSSINIININDTVFINNFEYNTPEWIVIGEELNFRPKIDSGNKQNLIRYELDILNNEHQNSQEQQSDDMKYLKTIKTNYDWNGNAIHKNEIKINSDTGKITIKINYIYKLVLSIRVTAFGFIESKSTYLKFKVSCKDGYFFTEKDDDDLNEESNGCKICQRGEFNSLAMIKSDILNWKKCTKCPEREITISEGSTSSTQCLCAPGYEYISDGTNRCEPCEAGKWKSSVGLQKCIGNGCYNNSFSNKIGSISEEDRECSCYEGYYFKNIGGVKECVPCEDGYFCPGGIHGKKYKCPTNTTTVVIVNSNGSFLRLPLSIDECMCKKGYEIADENKLIDQSNPEYELKLRIQEEIKLLNVDTQNLDINNLICIPCGYRRYKDVEGNTKCNDCPENTFSESMSPTSVSDCNLCDKGYYETEDVQNPCEECSENHYCVGSDPINENVKMYAKKKIKCEEKSITIKPYNKNVSMLNCLCVEGYIPVTSGSSVKCIPAPKNHYKDVVGNVPAVPCPHGSITLSNGSTSKDSCVCDKGTYFDFVTKHCTICPAGKYCLGGKDDAMNDRQPMECSDSNAQTKAQGASSSSECACKEGYYMDVDSQNVCKECPENHYKSYISNDKCSRCDENSSTTGKKGATSKEQCVCDPGYYFDKGCVSCNFTDKYCPGGVIETTDDDGRSRVVTRSPIKCPPNTEIPPGVDNASSINFCKCTKGYYFVSKDLKNNEKICNACAPGTYKSSVRDSNCNGLCTQNATSLPGAESPNHCFCRSGYFYLEGGICSKCMEGAKCDGGLVNYKMKTLKNFVVDIDDHVKPVAVEGYFLDKINLKLRKPDDWKFIKCPINGSCLGNDKCSATMEHYLCSECKKGYTNNFVKGALCQKCPQILPNILTAILYCFGFLVINIVMARLNISSGYNRRSIHSVVIKIALNFYACTSVLNVINVNDLKLPVGLKKMINKWIKVFDSDDAVYYTSIDCVIRSLFNLEHSDSFFYTMLYMACSPLILLFVVTLMMWIIMTLFKVIRYNDIRKKLALLQQFRARYEGDNQNSLIEQYRNERLLMILRYIPLPNETAWDRFKNFLEDMIPIYVTVLFSIHGKITSKMLSLLDCTYIDLGRSFPGKYVLRPAMSIRCSINPSAGYLRYLILGLSGLLVWGLGIPFLSFMALFVNRNNLYAPSIRMKYGFLHNGFRQDYWYWETIVFARKCLVLLIGSIVIVPSENYSGSRIWMATVVALLFSFLQLTCEPFDERDYFVLGRLENHSMSTWTLTLLLVAFLIEGNFTPSYNMYLLSFIVLINLLFLFEVIFQLFVAYCHNFRIQTKPPKFFITRFFYHLFSKISNKIKNAEPIIFFDPITCSTNLRSSKKIVNKSIFDSIDVITYSEKDYFSYVMNEIICFANIRMKIDVIPCDFPEYITRLTFAVYFNESSKQKMSNLVKSFADGNIDKLVNISMIENNYNQNKNDNKSYIDDNLVVNPSLMFDNELLSKGMPLSDFYVALSIIKLKDLRSIANTSIRKYRGVILF, encoded by the exons atgaaaataattaccTATAGTTTTGATTGTACTAATAGTCATTTGATACTAGTAACTGATGTTGGCCtgaattgtataatattgtatgATTCTACCCTAAATGAGGTTTCTAAACTGTGTGGAGGTCTAGGTTCTGTGCGTATATTTGAGCCCACATATATTTCATGCGCTGACACTTCTAACGAAATGGGACAGTGCATAAACACTTTGGATGGATTCAGATACGAAGCTGATGAAAATTCAAGATTCATTCAGTGTTTTATAACACAACCTCATGAAGGAAACTTGTTATGGGTTCAAgttgatatattttacaataaattGACATTAATAGAATCATATGCTGGTGGACAAATGAGCGATACCATTTCTGAATCACGCAAATATAAGAAACGGTTTATTACACCTTCATTGATGACTCCTATATCAGTTGAAACTGTTTCATATGggaaaacaattttaatttatattgttGAATCAGAGAATCCAGCTGTATCACTTTTAACCTTGGATTTGGGCAGCGAATTAAAAAAGATTTACTATTACGGCAGGACCGAATTGAACATGATATCATACGGAAATTTTGTTCACATTTCAAAATTGTCGATGAGCGTTGAAAACAATGATGAAATGGATGATCAGGACTATGTAATGCTATTCAGATTGGGACCTAGAGGAAATGACTACAATAGAAGTGGATCGTCATCTATCAAtatcattaatattaatgatactgtttttatcaacaattttGAGTACAACACTCCAGAATGGATAGTAATTGGAGAAGAATTAAATTTTCGACCAAAAATAGATTCTGGAAACAAACAAAACCTAATAAGATATGAGTTggatattttaaataatgagCATCAGAACTCGCAAGAACAGCAATCAGATGATATGAAATATCTGAAAActataaaaacaaattatgATTGGAATGGTAACGCCATTCATAAGAAtgagataaaaataaatagtgATACTGgaaaaataactattaagattaattatatttacaaaCTGGTGCTTTCAATACGTGTGACTGCATTTGGGTTTATAGAATCTAAAAGCACatacttaaaatttaaagtcTCTTGTAAAGATGGTTATTTTTTCACAGAAAAAGATGATGATGATTTAAATGAGGAATCTAATGGCTGCAAAATCTGCCAAAGAGGGGAATTCAATTCACTGGCCATGATAAAATCTGATATTTTGAACTGGAAAAAATGTACCAAATGCCCCGAAAGAGAAATAACAATAAGCGAGGGCTCTACTTCTAGCACTCAATGTTTGTGTGCACCAGGATATGAATACATATCTGATGGTACTAATAGGTGTGAACCATGTGAAGCAGGTAAATGGAAGAGCTCTGTTGGACTGCAAAAATGCATCGGAAATGGCTGTTACAATAATTCCttttcaaataaaattgGTAGTATTTCTGAAGAAGATAGAGAATGTAGTTGTTATGAAGGTTATTATTTCAAAAATATAGGTGGTGTTAAAGAGTGTGTACCTTGCGAGGACGGATATTTCTGTCCTGGTGGAATACATGGAAAGAAATACAAGTGTCCAACAAATACTACAACCGTAGTGATTGTGAATTCTAATGGTTCTTTCTTAAGATTACCTTTGTCAATTGATGAATGTATGTGCAAAAAAGGTTATGAAATTGCTGAtgaaaataagttaattgATCAGTCTAATCCTGAATACgaattaaaattgagaatacaagaagaaattaaattattaaatgtCGATACTCAAAATCTAGATATAAATAACCTAATTTGTATACCCTGCGGATATAGAAGATATAAAGATGTTGAAGGTAATACAAAATGTAATGATTGCCCTGAAAATACATTTAGCGAATCAATGAGTCCAACTAGTGTTAGTGATTGTAATTTGTGTGACAAAGGTTATTATGAGACGGAAGATGTACAAAATCCTTGTGAGGAGTGTAGCGAAAATCACTATTGCGTGGGTTCTGATCCGATAAatgaaaatgtaaaaatgtaCGCAAAGAAAAAGATAAAGTGTGAAGAAAAATCAATAACTATAAAGCCTTACAATAAGAATGTGAGTATGTTGAATTGTCTTTGTGTTGAGGGTTATATTCCTGTGACATCTGGTTCATCTGTGAAGTGTATTCCTGCTCCAAAAAACCACTACAAAGATGTTGTTGGTAACGTTCCAGCTGTTCCATGTCCTCACGGATCTATAACATTGTCCAATGGTTCTACTTCGAAGGATTCATGTGTTTGTGACAAGGGCACATATTTTGATTTTGTTACTAAACATTGTACTATTTGTCCTGCTGGTAAGTATTGTTTGGGTGGTAAGGATGATGCTATGAATGATAGACAGCCGATGGAGTGTTCAGATTCCAATGCTCAAACTAAGGCTCAAGGTGcatcttcatcatcagAGTGTGCTTGCAAGGAAGGATATTATATGGATGTTGATTCTCAGAATGTGTGTAAGGAGTGTCCTGAGAATCATTATAAATCTTATATTTCTAACGATAAATGCTCTAGGTGTGATGAGAATTCATCTACTACTGGTAAGAAGGGTGCCACATCTAAGGAGCAGTGTGTTTGTGACCCTGGTTATTACTTTGACAAAGGCTGTGTTTCTTGTAACTTCACTGACAAGTATTGTCCTGGTGGTGTAATTGAGACTACGGACGATGATGGTCGTTCTAGAGTTGTAACAAGAAGTCCAATTAAATGTCCACCAAACACAGAGATTCCACCGGGAGTAGATAATGCTAGTTCAATCAACTTTTGTAAATGTACTAAGGGCTACTATTTTGTATCAAAAGATCTGAAGAATAACGAGAAGATATGCAATGCTTGTGCTCCTGGAACTTACAAAAGTTCAGTCAGGGATTCGAATTGCAATGGTCTATGTACTCAGAATGCAACTAGTTTGCCTGGTGCTGAAAGTCCCAATCACTGTTTCTGTAGATCTGGTTACTTTTATCTGGAGGGTGGTATTTGTAGCAAGTGTATGGAAGGAGCTAAGTGTGATGGTGGGTTGGTTAACTACAAGATGAAGACTCTTAAGAATTTCGTTGTCGACATTGATGACCATGTTAAACCAGTTGCTGTTGAAGGTTACTTTTTGGAtaagataaatttaaagttgAGGAAGCCCGATGATTGGAAGTTTATCAAATGTCCCATCAATGGGTCATGTCTTGGAAATGACAAATGTTCAGCTACAATGGAGCATTATTTGTGTAGTGAGTGTAAGAAGGGATATACTAACAACTTTGTGAAGGGAGCTTTGTGTCAGAAATGTCCCCAAATTCTCCCTAACATTCTCACAGCCATATTGTATTGCTTTGGATTTTTGGTTATAAACATTGTTATGGCACGACTCAACATAAGTTCAGGATACAACCGTCGTTCAATACATTCTGTCGTTATTAAGATTGCACTAAACTTTTATGCCTGCACAAGTGTTCTGAATGTTATAAACGTCAATGACTTAAAACTACCTGTGGGtttgaagaagatgataaaCAAGTGGATTAAGGTGTTTGATTCCGATGATGCAGTGTATTACACATCAATTGATTGTGTGATTAGAAGTTTATTTAACCTGGAACATTCTGattcatttttttacacGATGCTCTATATGGCTTGCTCCCCCTTGATATTATTGTTTGTTGTGACTCTGATGATGTGGATCATTATGACTCTGTTTAAGGTTATTAGGTATAATGATATTAGGAAGAAGTTGGCTTTATTACAACAGTTTAGGGCTAGGTATGAGGGAGATAATCAAAATAGTCTCATTGAGCAATATAGGAACGAGAGGTTACTTATGATATTAAGATATATTCCATTACCCAACGAGACTGCATGGGATAGATTTAAGAACTTTTTGGAAGATATGATTCCCATTTATGTCACAGTTTTGTTTTCTATCCATGGCAAAATTACGAGTAAGATGCTGAGTTTGTTGGACTGTACCTATATAGATTTGGGTCGCTCCTTCCCAGGCAAATATGTGTTGAGACCTGCAATGAGTATAAGGTGTTCTATTAATCCTTCAGCAGGTTATCTTAGATATTTGATTTTGGGTTTATCTGGATTGTTAGTTTGGGGTCTTGGTATTCCATTCCTGTCATTCATGGCATTGTTTGTTAACAGAAATAACTTGTATGCTCCCAGCATAAGGATGAAGTATggatttttacacaatgGTTTCAGACAAGATTATTGGTATTGGGAAACGATAGTATTTGCTAGAAAGTGTCTTGTTCTACTTATAGGTAGTATTGTCATTGTTCCATCAGAAAACTACAGTGGATCTAGAATATGGATGGCAACGGTTGTAGCCTTATTATTTTCGTTTCTTCAGTTAACATGCGAACCATTTGACGAAAG ggACTACTTTGTACTAGGAAGGTTAGAAAACCATAGCATGAGTACATGGACATTAACACTCTTACTTGTAGCATTCCTAATAGAAGGAAACTTTACACCTTCTTACAATATGTACCTTCTTTCTTTCATCGTTTTGATTAAccttttatttttatttgaagttatttttcaattatttgttGCTTATTGTcataattttagaattcAAACCAAACCAcctaaattttttattacaaggtttttttatcatttattctccaaaatttcaaataaaattaaaaatgctgaaccaataatattttttgaCCCTATAACTTGCTCAACAAACTTGAGGTCATCTAAAAAGATTGTCAACAAGTCAATTTTTGATAGTATCGATGTAATTACTTACAGTGAAAAGgattatttttcatatgTAATGAATGAGATTATTTGCTTTGCAAATATCAGGATGAAAATAGATGTAATTCCTTGTGATTTTCCTGAGTATATTACTAGATTAACATTTGCCGTTTATTTTAACGAATCGTCTAAACAAAAAATGAGTAACCTGGTAAAGTCATTTGCAGATGGTAACATTGACAAATTGGTAAATATATCTATGATAGAGAACAATTACAACCAAAACAAAAATGATAACAAGAGTTATATTGACGATAACCTGGTGGTTAACCCATCTCTAATGTTTGACAATGAGCTTCTTTCTAAAGGGATGCCACTTTCTGATTTTTATGTAGCTTTGtcaattataaaattaaaggaCTTAAGATCAATAGCTAACAC ATCCATCCGAAAATATAGAGGAGTTATTCTGTTCTGA
- a CDS encoding GCC2 and GCC3 family protein produces MLKSINVAHNGPGKYKLFLTRESYINDPITIGSDVKEILSKMRDKSNIKWAITWTPLNELIDLPDLNYDIKSHLTINETLTVMPQFNHNEILNKRIYFYIRENTESKGYIDSIIKLNNLTGELNINVHNLQKKVIRFNIFSKILGVEKKSEINIKFSCRDGEYYDNGNCSKCPKGTYNSIELELSSDTWVECTQCPKYSITNNTGSISLEDCTCDKGYSLFVDPITRNEVCTPCPPGTYKSTVGFHPCIGSCYKNSISEVEGSTSEEGRKCECLPGFYWGGQDENTDECLECKKGYYCSGGFHIKAVKCPDNTSSNPRSTSINDCKCSEGYEPVWDDENNESMIEEPEIESENTLKFKCVPCKKNTYKDTQSNEKCEKCPQYSNTSDIGSNKITDCNICDEGFYETKIDNEPCRMCKKDSYCVGSLYEDKDKKIVSGRNLPCPKHSITIKPYNKNVSMLNCLCVEGYIPVTSGSSVKCIPAPKNHYKDVVGNVPAVPCPHGSITLSNGSTSKDSCVCDKGTYFDFVTKHCTICPAGKYCLGGKDDAMNDRQPMECSDSNAQTKAQGASSSSECACKEGYYMDVDSQNVCKECPENHYKSYISNDKCSRCDENSSTTGKKGATSKEQCVCDPGYYFDKGCVSCNFTDKYCPGGVIETTDDDGRSRVVTRSPIKCPPNTEIPPGVDNASSINFCKCTKGYYFVSKDLKNNEKICNACAPGTYKSSVRDSNCNGLCTQNATSLPGAESPNHCFCRSGYFYLEGGICSKCMEGAKCDGGLVNYKMKTLKNFVVDIDDHVKPVAVEGYFLDKINLKLRKPDDWKFIKCPINGSCLGNDKCSATMEHYLCSECKKGYTNNFVKGALCQKCPQILPNILTAILYCFGFLVINIVMARLNISSGYNRRSIHSVVIKIALNFYACTSVLNVINVNDLKLPVGLKKMINKWIKVFDSDDAVYYTSIDCVIRSLFNLEHSDSFFYTMLYMACSPLILLFVVTLMMWIIMTLFKVIRYNDIRKKLALLQQFRARYEGDNQNSLIEQYRNERLLMILRYIPLPNETAWDRFKNFLEDMIPIYVTVLFSIHGKITSKMLSLLDCTYIDLGRSFPGKYVLRPAMSIRCSINPSAGYLRYLILGLSGLLVWGLGIPFLSFMALFVNRNNLYAPSIRMKYGFLHNGFRQDYWYWETIVFARKCLVLLIGSIVIVPSENYSGSRIWMATVVALLFSFLQLTCEPFDERDYFVLGRLENHSMSTWTLTLLLVAFLIEGNITDFFSIFIFYTILFFNALIIIEFLFYLFIFSIPQLFYLFSFFFPRYLSRKVKIPYPLFYKQPVVFYDKEDSSIFLKPQNKTLGLIHFQNLPSVYSNFFDATISQIYKLAACHLNLDVIPSLFIDFLIRYSISIANAENKVIEKNLSTQSDENEISDIIEGVTSEGYKNKNKYVNIDKYKKEHGSNSYVAELEHILNHRGIKSDEINGIINSLYDESHLKNDLYFSDLFQSIENLYNMDKTTLCVLYELFKQYKTYFEGQISKDLDLQIINLMKQKTEIENAMNSTESIDNVTKEIDKINSEIEDLKKEKEAIRERLRKLKESNNRYKTERKSVKARKTKYDDERESFCKQFIENFGFKPINRQDTIAHYKSNDYQ; encoded by the exons ATGTTGAAATCCATCAATGTAGCACATAATGGACCaggtaaatataaattatttctaaCAAGGGAAAGCTACATAAATGATCCGATAACAATCGGGAGTGACGTAAAGGAGATATTGAGCAAGATGAGGGACaaatcaaatattaaatggGCAATTACATGGACGCCTTTGAATGAATTAATCGATTTGCCAGACCTGAATTATGACATCAAATCTCATCTGACTATTAATGAAACGTTAACAGTGATGCCTCAATTCAACCataatgaaattttaaacaaaagaATTTACTTCTACATTCGAGAGAATACTGAATCAAAAGGTTATATTGATAGTATAATCAAACTAAATAATCTTACTGGGGaactaaatataaatgtCCATAATCTTCAGAAGAAGGTAATAAGATTCAATATATTTTCCAAAATTCTTGGAGTTGAGAAAAAATCAgaaataaacataaaattcAGCTGCAGAGATGGTGAATATTATGATAATGGTAATTGCTCAAAATGTCCAAAAGGAACGTACAACTCCATTGAATTAGAACTATCTAGTGATACGTGGGTAGAGTGTACCCAGTGCCCaaaatatagtattacAAATAACACTGGTTCAATATCCTTGGAAGATTGTACATGCGATAAAGGATATTCTTTATTTGTGGATCCAATTACACGAAACGAAGTGTGTACGCCATGCCCACCAG GAACTTATAAATCCACTGTTGGATTTCATCCTTGCATTGGATCTTGCTACAAAAACTCAATTTCTGAAGTTGAAGGGAGTACTTCTGAAGAAGGAAGAAAGTGTGAATG TTTGCCTGGATTTTATTGGGGAGGACAAGACGAAAACACAGATGAATGTTTAGAATGTAAAAAGGGATATTACTGCTCCGGAGGATTTCATATAAAAGCAGTCAAATGCCCAGACAACACTAGTTCTAATCCTCGTTCTACCAGCATCAATGATTGTAAATGTAGTGAAGGCTATGAACCCGTATGGgatgatgaaaataatgaatcGATGATTGAGGAACCAGAGATAGAATCCGAGAACACGTTAAAGTTTAAATGTGTTCCATGCAAAAAGAACACTTACAAAGATACACAATCAAatgaaaaatgtgaaaaatgTCCACAGTATTCGAACACATCAGATATAGGAAGCAACAAAATAACAGATTGCAATATATGTGATGAGGGATTTTATGAAACCAAAATAGATAATGAACCTTGcagaatgtgtaaaaaagatAGTTATTGTGTAGGATCATTGTATGAagataaagataaaaaaatagTGTCTGGAAGAAATCTACCATGTCCTAAACATTCAATAACTATAAAGCCTTACAATAAGAATGTGAGTATGTTGAATTGTCTTTGTGTTGAGGGTTATATTCCTGTGACATCTGGTTCATCTGTGAAGTGTATTCCTGCTCCAAAAAACCACTACAAAGATGTTGTTGGTAACGTTCCAGCTGTTCCATGTCCTCACGGATCTATAACATTGTCCAATGGTTCTACTTCGAAGGATTCATGTGTTTGTGACAAGGGCACATATTTTGATTTTGTTACTAAACATTGTACTATTTGTCCTGCTGGTAAGTATTGTTTGGGTGGTAAGGATGATGCTATGAATGATAGACAGCCGATGGAGTGTTCAGATTCCAATGCTCAAACTAAGGCTCAAGGTGcatcttcatcatcagAGTGTGCTTGCAAGGAAGGATATTATATGGATGTTGATTCTCAGAATGTGTGTAAGGAGTGTCCTGAGAATCATTATAAATCTTATATTTCTAACGATAAATGCTCTAGGTGTGATGAGAATTCATCTACTACTGGTAAGAAGGGTGCCACATCTAAGGAGCAGTGTGTTTGTGACCCTGGTTATTACTTTGACAAAGGCTGTGTTTCTTGTAACTTCACTGACAAGTATTGTCCTGGTGGTGTAATTGAGACTACGGACGATGATGGTCGTTCTAGAGTTGTAACAAGAAGTCCAATTAAATGTCCACCAAACACAGAGATTCCACCGGGAGTAGATAATGCTAGTTCAATCAACTTTTGTAAATGTACTAAGGGCTACTATTTTGTATCAAAAGATCTGAAGAATAACGAGAAGATATGCAATGCTTGTGCTCCTGGAACTTACAAAAGTTCAGTCAGGGATTCGAATTGCAATGGTCTATGTACTCAGAATGCAACTAGTTTGCCTGGTGCTGAAAGTCCCAATCACTGTTTCTGTAGATCTGGTTACTTTTATCTGGAGGGTGGTATTTGTAGCAAGTGTATGGAAGGAGCTAAGTGTGATGGTGGGTTGGTTAACTACAAGATGAAGACTCTTAAGAATTTCGTTGTCGACATTGATGACCATGTTAAACCAGTTGCTGTTGAAGGTTACTTTTTGGAtaagataaatttaaagttgAGGAAGCCCGATGATTGGAAGTTTATCAAATGTCCCATCAATGGGTCATGTCTTGGAAATGACAAATGTTCAGCTACAATGGAGCATTATTTGTGTAGTGAGTGTAAGAAGGGATATACTAACAACTTTGTGAAGGGAGCTTTGTGTCAGAAATGTCCCCAAATTCTCCCTAACATTCTCACAGCCATATTGTATTGCTTTGGATTTTTGGTTATAAACATTGTTATGGCACGACTCAACATAAGTTCAGGATACAACCGTCGTTCAATACATTCTGTCGTTATTAAGATTGCACTAAACTTTTATGCCTGCACAAGTGTTCTGAATGTTATAAACGTCAATGACTTAAAACTACCTGTGGGtttgaagaagatgataaaCAAGTGGATTAAGGTGTTTGATTCCGATGATGCAGTGTATTACACATCAATTGATTGTGTGATTAGAAGTTTATTTAACCTGGAACATTCTGattcatttttttacacGATGCTCTATATGGCTTGCTCCCCCTTGATATTATTGTTTGTTGTGACTCTGATGATGTGGATCATTATGACTCTGTTTAAGGTTATTAGGTATAATGATATTAGGAAGAAGTTGGCTTTATTACAACAGTTTAGGGCTAGGTATGAGGGAGATAATCAAAATAGTCTCATTGAGCAATATAGGAACGAGAGGTTACTTATGATATTAAGATATATTCCATTACCCAACGAGACTGCATGGGATAGATTTAAGAACTTTTTGGAAGATATGATTCCCATTTATGTCACAGTTTTGTTTTCTATCCATGGCAAAATTACGAGTAAGATGCTGAGTTTGTTGGACTGTACCTATATAGATTTGGGTCGCTCCTTCCCAGGCAAATATGTGTTGAGACCTGCAATGAGTATAAGGTGTTCTATTAATCCTTCAGCAGGTTATCTTAGATATTTGATTTTGGGTTTATCTGGATTGTTAGTTTGGGGTCTTGGTATTCCATTCCTGTCATTCATGGCATTGTTTGTTAACAGAAATAACTTGTATGCTCCCAGCATAAGGATGAAGTATggatttttacacaatgGTTTCAGACAAGATTATTGGTATTGGGAAACGATAGTATTTGCTAGAAAGTGTCTTGTTCTACTTATAGGTAGTATTGTCATTGTTCCATCAGAAAACTACAGTGGATCTAGAATATGGATGGCAACGGTTGTAGCCTTATTATTTTCGTTTCTTCAGTTAACATGCGAACCATTTGACGAAAG ggACTACTTTGTACTAGGAAGGTTAGAAAACCATAGCATGAGTACATGGACATTAACACTCTTACTTGTAGCATTCCTAATAGAAGGGAATATCACAGATTTTTTCtctatttttattttttatacgATTTTGTTTTTCAATGCTTTGATTATCAtcgaatttttattttatcttttcattttttccaTTCCCCAgcttttttatttattttcatttttcttTCCCAGATATTTGTCaagaaaagttaaaattccCTACCCGCTATTTTACAAACAACCAGTCGTTTTTTATGATAAAGAAGATTCTAGTATTTTTCTTAAGCCACAAAACAAAACATTGGGATTAATAcatttccaaaatttacCTTCTGTTTACTCCAATTTTTTTGACGCAACTATATCACAAATCTACAAACTAGCAGCTTGTCACTTAAACCTAGATGTTATTCCTTCATTATTCATAGACTTTCTAATCAGATACTCAATATCAATTGCAAATGCAGAGAATAAAGTTATAGAAAAGAATTTATCAACCCAATctgatgaaaatgaaatatCAGATATCATAGAGGGCGTGACAAGCGAAGgttataaaaataagaacaagtatgtaaatattgataaatacAAAAAAGAGCACGGCTCCAATTCATATGTAGCAGAATTAGAACATATATTAAATCACCGTGGAATTAAAAGTGATGAAATAAACGGAATAATTAACTCGTTGTATGACGAATCTCATCTAAAAAACGATCTATATTTCTCTGATTTATTCCAATCAATAGAGAACTTATATAACATGGACAAAACTACATTATGTGTCTTGTATGAGTTATTTAAACAGTATAAAACTTATTTCGAAGGTCAGATTAGTAAGGATCTagatttacaaattatcaatCTTATGAAACAGAAAACAGAAATTGAAAATGCAATGAATAGTACTGAAAGTATAGATAATGTTACTAAAgaaatagataaaataaattctGAAATCGAAGACttaaaaaaagaaaaagaagCTATAAGGGAAAGACTACGTAAACTGAAGGAATCAAATAATCGTTATAAAACTGAACGCAAGAGCGTTAAAGCGAGGAAAACTAAATATGATGACGAAAGAGAGTCATTTTGTAaacaatttattgaaaattttggGTTCAAACCAATTAATAGGCAAGACACAATTGCACATTATAAATCCAATGATtatcaataa